The Microlunatus antarcticus genome window below encodes:
- a CDS encoding GntR family transcriptional regulator: protein MTLAPLGETSLVTDRVYGAIREGIRSGEIAAGSRLRLRDLAAQLGTSPMPVREAIGRLEQNGLVVRTPHRGAVVADLTPAELAHVYATRLLLEVEATRLGCRSVAAEDVARMRVADERMRAAVAAGRVSEALDADEELLSVLYAAGGNPVLVGLVEDLWQRCRAFKLLGADGAGSLHPDHGAWSTQRRLLEAVEARDVEAAVAVTRESLESSQERIRVMLAESPGDPRQPH, encoded by the coding sequence ATGACCCTGGCTCCCCTCGGCGAGACCTCGCTGGTGACCGACCGGGTCTACGGCGCCATCCGTGAGGGCATCCGCAGTGGCGAGATCGCGGCCGGGTCACGGCTCCGGCTGCGCGACCTCGCCGCCCAGCTCGGCACCAGCCCGATGCCGGTCCGGGAGGCGATCGGCCGGCTCGAGCAGAACGGCCTCGTCGTCCGGACCCCGCACCGCGGCGCGGTCGTCGCCGACCTCACGCCGGCGGAGCTCGCGCACGTCTACGCCACCCGGCTCCTGCTCGAGGTGGAGGCGACCCGCCTGGGGTGCCGCTCCGTCGCGGCCGAAGACGTCGCCCGGATGCGCGTGGCGGACGAGCGGATGCGGGCGGCCGTCGCCGCCGGCCGGGTCAGCGAGGCCCTGGACGCCGACGAGGAGCTCCTCTCGGTCCTCTACGCCGCGGGCGGCAACCCCGTGCTCGTCGGCCTGGTCGAGGACCTGTGGCAGCGGTGCCGCGCCTTCAAGCTGCTGGGTGCCGACGGCGCCGGTTCGCTCCACCCCGACCACGGGGCGTGGTCGACCCAGCGCCGCCTGCTCGAGGCGGTCGAGGCGCGCGACGTCGAGGCGGCGGTCGCGGTCACCCGCGAGTCGCTGGAGTCGTCGCAGGAGCGGATCCGGGTGATGCTCGCCGAGAGCCCCGGCGACCCGCGCCAGCCGCACTAG
- a CDS encoding HupE/UreJ family protein, whose product MRTLTRALAAVSLAFVVLVLGTGTASAHVLPTSTVQLVVGADAVEAQVSIPVDDLTAASGLDLGDASEAAVTAQASAIDAYLVAHVRPTSDDGRAWSVVAGAPTVSGAGDARTTGLYREVRVLLTLTPPAGADVRSFDLGYDAVVDRVATHTVIVTVSSDWSGGQVSAPYEVGTVVRDTVTGTVVPLHVDLGSGSDLRGLTSMVVLGIQHIREGTDHQLFLLTLLLPAPLLVSASGPRRWGGPVTARSALGRIARITLAFTFGHSVTLAAGAIGVPVPQQAVEVLIAVSILVAAVHAGRPLFPGREALVAGCFGLVHGLAFSETLRALDLTGGRLVLSLVGFNLGIELMQLVVVALVLPPLVLLARAGRYSTLRVGAAALTGVAAIGWVLARLGVANPVADLADRLGSVAVLVVVVLWVVALLQVRRSGAASAAGAGRRGSRRASPGSAPATTPATRG is encoded by the coding sequence ATGCGGACGCTCACCCGCGCCCTGGCGGCGGTGTCGCTGGCGTTCGTGGTGCTCGTCCTGGGGACGGGCACCGCGTCCGCGCACGTGCTGCCCACCTCGACGGTGCAGCTCGTGGTCGGTGCGGACGCGGTCGAGGCGCAGGTCTCCATCCCCGTCGACGACCTGACGGCGGCGAGCGGCCTCGACCTCGGCGACGCCTCCGAGGCCGCGGTCACCGCCCAGGCCTCGGCGATCGACGCCTACCTCGTGGCCCACGTACGCCCGACCAGCGACGACGGTCGGGCGTGGTCGGTCGTCGCGGGTGCCCCGACCGTCTCGGGGGCCGGGGACGCCCGGACGACGGGGCTCTACCGGGAGGTGCGCGTGCTGCTCACCCTCACCCCGCCGGCGGGGGCCGACGTGCGCTCGTTCGACCTCGGCTACGACGCGGTGGTCGACCGCGTCGCGACCCACACCGTGATCGTGACCGTCAGCTCCGACTGGTCGGGCGGGCAGGTCTCGGCCCCGTACGAGGTCGGCACCGTCGTGCGCGACACGGTCACGGGCACGGTGGTGCCGCTGCACGTGGACCTCGGGTCGGGCAGCGACCTCCGGGGCCTCACCAGCATGGTGGTTCTCGGGATCCAGCACATCCGTGAGGGCACCGACCACCAGCTGTTCCTGCTCACCCTGCTCCTGCCGGCCCCGTTGCTGGTCTCCGCGTCGGGTCCGCGTCGGTGGGGCGGTCCGGTCACAGCGCGCTCGGCGCTCGGTCGGATCGCCCGCATCACCCTCGCCTTCACGTTCGGGCACTCGGTCACCCTCGCTGCGGGTGCGATCGGCGTGCCCGTCCCGCAGCAGGCCGTCGAGGTGCTGATCGCGGTGAGCATCCTGGTCGCCGCCGTGCACGCCGGACGGCCGCTGTTCCCCGGGCGCGAGGCGCTCGTCGCCGGGTGCTTCGGGCTCGTCCACGGCCTGGCCTTCTCCGAGACCCTCCGCGCGCTCGACCTCACCGGCGGTCGCCTGGTGCTGTCGCTGGTCGGCTTCAACCTCGGCATCGAGCTCATGCAGCTCGTCGTCGTCGCCCTGGTGCTGCCGCCGCTGGTCCTGCTGGCGCGGGCAGGTCGCTACAGCACCCTGCGCGTCGGCGCGGCCGCCCTCACCGGGGTCGCGGCGATCGGCTGGGTCCTGGCGCGTCTTGGGGTGGCGAACCCGGTCGCCGACCTCGCCGACCGGCTCGGTTCCGTGGCCGTCCTGGTCGTCGTCGTGCTCTGGGTCGTGGCGCTCCTGCAGGTCCGCCGCTCCGGCGCGGCTAGTGCGGCTGGCGCGGGTCGCCGGGGCTCTCGGCGAGCATCACCCGGATCCGCTCCTGCGACGACTCCAGCGACTCGCGGGTGA
- a CDS encoding DUF3500 domain-containing protein, protein MTSKNSLRERPLSRRWFLGIVPVAVAGLAACSGSTIGPASSSASSTASAASSAVATGAAAAGSVAAFAQAFYKTLTPEQQPTVLLDYSLATAERWSNLPQGLLGGSTGGGGGMPSGMPSGGPDGDGSGRPSGMPSGGPAGGGSGGAGGGSQSRVGLSLGDLTEDQLAAFTAMIKAATGSGTGTGYDAIEQHLNADDYLAANGGGDDYGRKNYYVALLGSPQDSGTWELQFGGHHLAVANTYTDGQLAGATPSFRGIEPNGAFDLDGRTNEPMKVKEAAFTALLTGLGADQLAKAKLSDTFTDLVLTPGKDWAFPTSKEGVQVSEFSAAQQKLVTAAIASYVEDIADADAKTILARYSDELADTYVAYAGTVALTEQNDYVRIDGPSVWIEFSMQHGIVLAGNHPHSVWRDRTTDYGGTRS, encoded by the coding sequence ATGACATCGAAGAACTCGCTGAGAGAACGCCCCCTGTCCCGGCGCTGGTTCCTGGGAATCGTGCCGGTCGCGGTCGCCGGACTCGCCGCCTGCTCCGGTTCCACCATCGGGCCCGCCAGCTCGAGCGCCTCGTCGACCGCTTCCGCGGCGTCGAGCGCGGTGGCGACCGGGGCGGCCGCCGCCGGGAGCGTGGCCGCGTTCGCCCAGGCTTTCTACAAGACCCTCACCCCCGAGCAGCAGCCGACCGTGCTGCTCGACTACTCCCTGGCGACCGCCGAGCGTTGGTCGAACCTGCCCCAGGGCCTGCTGGGCGGCAGCACGGGCGGCGGGGGTGGGATGCCCTCCGGGATGCCCAGCGGCGGTCCTGACGGGGACGGTTCGGGACGCCCGTCGGGGATGCCGAGCGGTGGGCCCGCCGGGGGCGGTTCGGGCGGCGCAGGCGGGGGCAGCCAGTCCCGTGTCGGGCTCAGCCTCGGCGACCTCACCGAGGACCAGCTCGCCGCCTTCACGGCGATGATTAAGGCCGCGACGGGGAGCGGCACGGGCACCGGCTACGACGCGATCGAGCAGCACCTCAACGCCGACGACTATCTCGCGGCGAACGGCGGGGGCGACGACTACGGCCGCAAGAACTACTACGTGGCCCTCCTCGGCAGCCCGCAGGACTCGGGGACGTGGGAGCTGCAGTTCGGCGGGCACCACCTGGCCGTCGCGAACACCTACACCGACGGCCAGCTCGCCGGCGCGACGCCGTCGTTCCGCGGCATCGAGCCGAACGGGGCCTTCGACCTCGACGGCCGGACCAACGAGCCGATGAAGGTCAAGGAGGCCGCCTTCACGGCGCTGCTCACCGGCCTGGGCGCCGACCAGCTGGCGAAGGCGAAGCTGAGCGACACGTTCACCGACCTGGTCCTCACGCCGGGCAAGGACTGGGCCTTCCCGACGTCGAAGGAGGGCGTACAGGTCTCCGAGTTCTCGGCGGCCCAGCAGAAGCTCGTGACCGCCGCGATCGCCTCGTACGTCGAGGACATCGCCGACGCCGATGCGAAGACGATCCTGGCCCGGTACTCGGACGAGCTCGCCGACACCTACGTGGCGTACGCGGGCACCGTCGCCCTCACCGAGCAGAACGACTACGTCCGCATCGACGGTCCGTCGGTGTGGATCGAGTTCTCGATGCAGCACGGCATCGTGCTCGCCGGCAACCACCCGCACTCGGTGTGGCGCGACCGGACCACGGACTACGGCGGCACGAGGAGCTGA
- a CDS encoding amidohydrolase family protein, with the protein MYESNGEKYFVVDAHIALWDARPENQRNIHGKQFIDCFYDYHRNLSPASELWSYEQYLYYADRLMKDLFTDGYVDHAIFQPAYLGEFYHRGFGQTEEAWALTQAHPDKLTYNHSYDPRNGEQGLDQLHLDAERFGLKGIKLYTAEWHGDSRGYKLTDPWSVKYLEACRSLGIKNIHVHKGPTIRPLDRDAFDVADVDGVASDFTDLNFVVEHVGLPRLEDFCWIATQEPNVYGGLAVAIPFMHTRPRYFAQIIGELLYWIGEDRILFSSDYALWTPKWLVETFVDFQIPEDMQPEYSAITTDQRKKILGLNAAALYDIPVPAHLQVQAAPDEVPVASPAPDLRVPVA; encoded by the coding sequence ATGTACGAGAGCAACGGCGAGAAGTACTTCGTGGTCGACGCGCACATCGCCCTGTGGGACGCGCGGCCCGAGAACCAGCGGAACATCCACGGCAAGCAGTTCATCGACTGCTTCTACGACTACCACCGCAACCTCAGCCCCGCGTCCGAGCTGTGGAGCTACGAGCAGTACCTCTACTACGCCGACCGGCTGATGAAGGACCTCTTCACCGACGGCTACGTCGACCACGCGATCTTCCAGCCCGCCTACCTCGGCGAGTTCTACCACCGTGGCTTCGGCCAGACCGAGGAGGCGTGGGCCCTCACCCAGGCGCACCCGGACAAGCTCACGTACAACCACTCGTACGACCCGCGTAACGGCGAGCAGGGGCTCGACCAGCTGCACCTCGACGCCGAACGCTTCGGCCTCAAGGGCATCAAGCTCTACACCGCGGAGTGGCACGGCGACTCGCGCGGCTACAAGCTGACGGATCCGTGGTCGGTGAAGTACCTCGAGGCGTGCCGCTCGCTCGGGATCAAGAACATCCACGTGCACAAGGGCCCCACCATCCGCCCGCTCGACCGCGACGCGTTCGACGTCGCGGACGTGGACGGCGTGGCCAGCGACTTCACCGACCTCAACTTCGTCGTCGAGCACGTCGGCCTGCCGCGGCTGGAGGACTTCTGCTGGATCGCCACGCAGGAACCCAACGTGTACGGGGGCCTCGCGGTCGCCATCCCCTTCATGCACACCCGGCCCCGCTACTTCGCCCAGATCATCGGCGAGCTCCTCTACTGGATCGGCGAGGACCGGATCCTCTTCTCCAGCGACTACGCGCTGTGGACGCCGAAGTGGCTCGTCGAGACGTTCGTCGACTTCCAGATCCCCGAGGACATGCAGCCCGAGTACTCCGCCATCACCACCGACCAGCGCAAGAAGATCCTCGGCCTCAACGCCGCGGCGCTGTACGACATCCCCGTGCCCGCGCACCTCCAGGTCCAGGCCGCGCCCGACGAGGTCCCCGTGGCCTCGCCCGCCCCCGACCTGCGCGTCCCGGTCGCGTGA
- a CDS encoding iron-sulfur cluster assembly protein, protein MTAVDLHPVRASDALPGAVWAALGTVMDPELDEPITDLGFVASHHLEPTGDGRVDVEVHLRLPTSFCAPNFAYLIAADAQDALTALDELRDVAVWLDDHHDSTKINSGLAAGGGYRGTFEHEADDSLDELRMIFRRKAHTAAMERSCAALLRTSSWTVADLHTLTLADLPSGRTTEALVRRRRDLGFATDPAALVMVDDHGRPVSEDQVPLRLRFARTTRISVEGNAHFCRGLLATRYPGAEEDQAASAYDPAVPSSLPPAPPSPSHESEH, encoded by the coding sequence GTGACCGCGGTCGACCTGCACCCGGTCCGCGCGTCCGACGCGCTCCCGGGTGCCGTGTGGGCCGCCCTCGGCACGGTGATGGACCCCGAGCTCGACGAGCCGATCACCGACCTGGGCTTCGTGGCGAGCCACCACCTGGAGCCCACGGGCGACGGCCGGGTGGACGTCGAGGTGCACCTGCGCCTGCCCACGTCGTTCTGCGCGCCGAACTTCGCCTACCTGATTGCCGCCGACGCCCAGGACGCCCTGACGGCGCTGGACGAGCTGCGCGACGTCGCCGTCTGGCTCGACGACCACCACGACTCGACCAAGATCAACTCGGGTCTGGCGGCGGGCGGCGGCTACCGCGGCACGTTCGAGCACGAGGCTGACGACAGCCTGGACGAGCTGCGGATGATCTTCCGCCGCAAGGCCCACACGGCCGCCATGGAACGTTCCTGCGCGGCCTTGCTGAGGACCTCGTCCTGGACCGTCGCCGACCTGCACACGCTCACGCTGGCCGACCTGCCGTCCGGGCGCACGACCGAGGCGCTCGTCCGCCGACGTCGTGACCTCGGCTTCGCGACCGACCCGGCTGCACTCGTCATGGTCGACGACCACGGCCGGCCGGTGAGCGAGGACCAGGTGCCGTTGCGGCTCCGGTTCGCCCGGACCACCCGGATCTCGGTCGAGGGCAACGCCCACTTCTGCCGCGGCCTGCTGGCCACCCGCTACCCCGGGGCGGAGGAGGACCAGGCGGCCAGCGCGTACGACCCGGCCGTCCCCTCCTCCCTGCCTCCCGCCCCGCCGTCCCCCTCCCACGAGAGCGAGCACTGA
- a CDS encoding NAD(P)-dependent alcohol dehydrogenase: MRAVQVIGYHDKLQLNDVPEPTADGPLDVVVRIGGAGVCRTDLHILEGQWAEKSQVALPYTIGHENAGWVHAVGSAVTNVAVGDAVILHPLVTCGLCRACRFGDDVHCENNRFPGIDSDGGYAEYLLTTARSVVPLGDGLEPAAVAALADAGLTAYHAAAKAARILHPGDFCVMIGAGGLGHIGVQVMKAISGATLVVVDRNPEALTLASEIGADHTVLADGGHVAAIRELTGGKGAEAVIDFVGEGGATAEGVAMLRQAGSYFVVGYGENISVPTIDMVSSEINLIGNLVGSYNDLVELMALAAQGKVTLHTSTYALADFQQAIDDLDAGRVRGRTILVP; encoded by the coding sequence ATGCGAGCCGTCCAGGTCATCGGCTACCACGACAAGCTTCAGCTGAACGACGTCCCCGAACCCACGGCCGACGGCCCGCTCGACGTGGTCGTCCGCATCGGCGGCGCCGGCGTCTGCCGGACCGACCTGCACATCCTCGAGGGCCAGTGGGCCGAGAAGTCCCAGGTCGCGCTGCCGTACACGATCGGTCACGAGAACGCCGGCTGGGTGCACGCGGTCGGGTCCGCGGTGACGAACGTCGCCGTCGGGGACGCGGTGATCCTGCACCCGCTGGTGACCTGCGGCCTCTGCCGCGCGTGCCGCTTCGGCGACGACGTGCACTGCGAGAACAACCGGTTCCCCGGGATCGACAGCGACGGCGGCTACGCCGAGTACCTGCTGACGACCGCGCGCAGCGTCGTCCCGCTCGGCGACGGGCTGGAGCCCGCGGCCGTGGCCGCCCTCGCCGACGCCGGCCTGACCGCGTACCACGCCGCCGCCAAGGCCGCCCGGATCCTGCATCCCGGCGACTTCTGCGTGATGATCGGCGCCGGCGGGCTGGGCCACATCGGCGTCCAGGTCATGAAGGCGATCTCGGGCGCGACCCTCGTCGTCGTCGACCGCAACCCCGAGGCCCTGACCCTCGCGTCCGAGATCGGGGCCGACCACACCGTCCTCGCCGACGGCGGACACGTGGCCGCGATCCGGGAGCTCACCGGGGGCAAGGGTGCCGAGGCGGTGATCGACTTCGTCGGCGAGGGCGGCGCCACCGCCGAGGGTGTGGCCATGCTGCGTCAGGCCGGCAGCTACTTCGTCGTCGGCTACGGCGAGAACATCAGCGTCCCGACGATCGACATGGTCTCGAGCGAGATCAACCTGATTGGCAACCTCGTCGGCTCCTACAACGACCTCGTCGAGCTCATGGCCCTCGCGGCCCAGGGCAAGGTCACGCTGCACACGAGCACGTACGCGCTGGCCGACTTCCAGCAGGCGATCGACGACCTCGACGCCGGGCGGGTCCGGGGGCGCACGATCCTCGTGCCCTGA